In Cyprinus carpio isolate SPL01 chromosome A5, ASM1834038v1, whole genome shotgun sequence, the sequence TTAGGTTGACTCACTTGTCCATGAGACTGAtaccattaaaataaatgcagtcgaACACGAACAGACCCACTTGAGCATCCTGGAAAGCTGCTTtctaaaaatacacagaaaaaaaagaagaagttttttttcatcactgtagtgccattttggagaatatccactggacgcaagcagcgtatgctcttctgtgtcagccgtgctgcacagatgcgctgttttcactcaaatcaaagcgtaaatacacgtagaaaacgtatccttgtgtcgcggctgacacagaagagtgtaagctgcttgcgttcagcagatattctctaaaatggcactacggtgatgcggagaaacacagagacaaattgttgaataaagtcttttttttttttttcgtgtacaaaaagtattctcgtctcttcacaacgttacggttgaaccagtgatggcagatggactattctgacaatgtctttcatacttttctggaccttgacagtgtaatttaattggcagtcaatgggacagtcacaagcctcccggctttcatccaaaatatcttaaattgttttccgaagacgaatgcagcttttacgggtttggaacgacatgggggtaagtgttggggtggagtaaccctttaactaatCCTTTACAGAACATCAAAAACATATTGCTTTCTGTTTTACCTTGTGTACTCCAAGAGTCCCAAAAGGCAACGGTTTGCTAGTCTTTGTATCAATAAGAAGAACTTCAGCATCAAGGATCATGCTATGGCCACCAGGAAATGCCTGCGGTATGAAATCTTTAAAATGGGCGACCTGTGGGAGAAAATCAAACTCTTTAACATAGATTTGAATGGTTTTAAACGTGTACATAAACATATCTCATGGCATTTGATTTGAAGAGCTAGCCAGCTGGAGGTCCTGACCTTGTGTGGGAGTACTGGTTTGAGACTTCGACTGAAGTAACTGAAGTGATTGTCATTCTTATGGACCTGCACACGCTCACCATCATACTTGATCTCAGAATACATCCCATTAGGACACTTCTTCATGGCATACTCAATGGACTTGCATGCTTCTgcctacaaaattaaaaaaaaatttaaacaagcaATTGAtacaatttttaagaaaactttaaaaagtattttattatttcttagaaaaatcACTTTACAATAACTTTATTAATACCCTAGAATCTAGTCCAAATTATGTAGTTTTGCACATTCTTAATACTAAATGTAATTTGTAACTAAAGATatggaattaaagggatagttgacccaaacatttaaattgtcatcatgccattccaaacctgtgtgccTTACGAGAAAGGTCTCAGGTATTTTTCTGTCCATTCAATGGTCACCAAAATTGTTTGGCtaccaatatttttcaaaatatccttttatgttcaacagaaattaattcatacaggtttggaacaacatgaggatgagtaaatgacagaggtttcctttttgggtgaactatccattttaagAGCAATAGCGATTCAGACCAGCATTGGCTGTACGGGGGTCATCAGAGACGCCTCCACGCTGAGGATCTTTCTGGGCCCTGTTCCATTAGAAGCATCCTGCTGGTTCCGTAGCACCCGGTCAATTACGTCACCAAGGTTACGGGAGGCTTTGAAGGCATCATAGGCATTAGGGTCCACAGCATCCAAACTGATAAGAGAAAAGTCACACTGAATAAGACAGAATAAACACAATGCCTTTCGGTACCATTTGCTAGCGTCACTTACACATGTTTAGCCCCAGAGTTGATTTTAAGATCATGTTTGACCAAGCGAATGTAACACTTCAGATCATTTCCGGTGCACCTGGGAATCAAGAAACACAAGTTAAGCTCTTCTTAAAAttcaaacaaaaggaaaatacttatattaattttataaaatcagtgtaaatatgatttatatcTTACATTTTAGCAATGTCCTGCAGCTCTGCCTGCTGATCATCCTCCTTTGTGAGTTGGGATAGACGGCTCAGTGAAGCATCCACCTCTTGGATAGTCAGAAGACTCTTGGCTGCTGGAGGGAAAAACTTACTCTGCTCGAAAAATATCCGCACCGTCTCGGAAACATCTCCCTTTATGAAGCCAATAAAGATCAATGAAGAAAAAGGTCAACTATTTCTCAAAAGAACTGGcatattttgaaaaagaagtaTGTTAAATGATGCAACAAACCTGTTCCAAGTCTTGCACCATCTCATCCTGACTGCAATTCAATATGCGGCTGAAAAGCTTGACAATCTGTTTGTCATTGAGGTTGTAGACATTCTTAACCACTCCTGGGAGGAGAAGCTTCACTGTCAGGTACAAATCTCCACGGAATTTGTCTGTGAAGATGTGAAAGGGGAAGTTAacacagaaaagacaaaaaaaatgtctttgccTTTTGAAATCACTTTTTAGGCTATTGGTGTTAATGTTGGTCCATATTTTCCATGCTCACCTCCACCAGAGCCTTTTGTCAAGAAGTCTCTGATGATCTCTGTCTTGGCGTTATAGCCGGACTTCTCTGCGACTATGGCACAAAGTTTGCGGAACTCCCGCAGTAAGCAGTCTTTATTGTTGTTGTGGTATAGTTGATTTGTTGAGGAGGTGCTATGATTGGTGTTTTTGTGTGGATGTTGTAGGGGTGTGGAGGAAGAGGAACCTGCCTTGGAAGCTGTGGACACAAGAGTGTTAAACCTTATATTAAGCTGGCAGAGCATGGCCACATTAAATGatagattttcatttatttcattgctGTCCAAAATTGGCTTTGGTGGGTCAGTAGAATTATATGCAAGTTGGCAAGTCATTCTATAAAAGGAAACAATAAGAATACAATCTGATCCTCATCCATGCAAATTCAAACCAAGACACACTAACTGTCTATGTATACAGTACTAAGTGACTACAAAGACAACTTGTACGTCATATAAActtttattcctaaaaatatatatataaaaaaaataataataaaaaaatgtaaaatagattttaaaatatacagcacaaattattatattattaaacgtATTATagattgttattactattattatttaaagaaatatatcattttattcagTAAACTTTGCTACAAAATAtctatgttttaaacatttataagaagaagaagaaatgtttcttgagcaacgaatcagcatattagaataatttttggaGGATATGAAAattggctgctggaaattcaggtTTGTCTTCACAGGAATGTatctatgtttttatatttttatattaaggtttgtattagttgtttttattgtatttttttttcatagtattactgttcttactgtatttatcaaataaatacagccttggtgagcataaaagactttcaaaaacattaaaataatattacgaaccccaaacttttgaaccatagtgtatattacaaaaagcaaaagcaacgaaaaaagatttttgttttgtgcaacTCTCTTGGCGTTGTACCTGTGAAGCCAGAAAACTTGCGAGGAGCATTGACTGTTGGATCAGCAAGCGGTGCTGACAGCTGCCCACTGTTGTTTAACTTTGCTTGCACTTTCTTCTTTGGGGTTGAATTGCCTTTGGCTGCCAGTTCTGTTAGAAAAGAGAAGATAGACTGCTCAGCATATGTCAGGTCTGCGATGACATCTGATCTGAACTAAACAAGCAGAGTAAAGCTAGGGGTAACAGTGGCTGAATACCTGAAACGTGTTTATTGATTAGTTCTTTATCGTCGTCCTGAAGTTCTTCCCATCCCTCCAGCTCTGTGATGTCGTCGATCTTCTTTGTGGTGGCACGCGCTCTCTCAAGCTTCTCAAAAATGCACTTCACGTGGTACCACTCCTTCATTTCCCCTGCAGACTCACTAAAAGGGTTTGGCACTATCTTGCCAATCCGGACCAGTCCCTTCATGATCTTGTCTTTGCATTTCTTGCAGCCAGCCGTGCCACGTTTGGCATATTCCACACAGTATCTCTGCTCTGCCATGAGTGGTCGTTCACTTTGCCACTCAGGCCAAGAAACGTGGAAATAAGAGCCGGAGCTGAGACTAAACTGTCGAATTTGTGGCACACAGAAAAAGATGCCACTGGGGCTAGACACAAAGCCCCACGAAAATATAAGAGTCCTCGAACACTGGAGAGACTGATGATTTGGTGTTGCTCTGAATGAAGTTTTCTTACAAAGTTTCAGCAAAGATGATCTGCTGAGTGTCCTCACTGCCCTGCCAAGCCAAAGACTGGGCATAAAGTCCAGTACAAGAGAGTTTCCATCTTACACAGCAGAGGGGATTTCtgcaagaaaaacacaaaatgctcaTGCTTAAACAGCATTCAGGGGTATTTTTGACATAAACTAGAGTTGTGTTGCTTAGTATTTTAAGTATATGCTGGGGAGGTAGCAgctaaactgatttttttttttttttcattgagcaATAACATGTTACAACTCTACAgatcacaaacaaacatatgcaTTATGTAAAGTGTATGTTTATATGTAGACTCTGTAGAgttgtaaaatgttattgcacCTCTACAgatcacaaatacacacacaaacatacatatatatatagtgtattgttttttatttttaatttttaatttgtttttatttttaatttgttatttttttctttcatttcaaagctgttttttgtatcactactccagtcttcagtgtcacatgatccttcacaaatcattctaatattctgatttgctgcttaaaaaacataagtaaatatGACAGCATTTTAGTGCgataatatttttagaataatgtcaaaattacGAGACTAAAGTTGTGTTATATTGCgtgaataaatttaattaatgttaaaattccACCTAaggttactcaaaaaaaaaaaaaaacaaaacaaaactaatgtaaatgttatgttacGCCTGTTATGACTATTCACATGCTGTTTTATTGACGATTTTCTTAACACTGATTGATCAATTACgtaacatatttacatattaagttGATCTGagaattattattagtttttttaaatgtcctctGATATGCATTCATGTTTATCTCGTGTGGGAACTACTAGAAAAGTGGAAAAAGATGATTGattcacatgccgcttgaactgagaaGAATACAGTGATCTCGCGTCACATTAAAGAGcggaaaaacacaatttaaaggcTACGAtttgagttatattaaaagtaacaaaacgCGTTTATTGGGTGGCTGGCGTACTACAAATGATGAATAGACTTAAAGAAAAcgttaaatattatttccaagcatttataccGTCAATAAAACAGTTTGTGAATAGTCATGTAAtgttatttacctttttattataaaataatacctGCAGTCCAGCACAATGCATTGCAGAAGAACAAATATTATCATAAGCAACTTCAGCGAACtttagtataaaaatataaaaagcaatgtCATTTTCAAATAGCATGTGCCGAAACAGTCATTTGATAGAGACAGAATAGTCacttacaattatatttttagtgGTTCTGTTTACGTGTCGCTTTGTTGATCAACGTGAGCACGTGCTAGCCTTAGCTGAACTATGCAGCAGCGACAGCAGCCACACGACCAGCCAACTGGGAGAGAATATACACAAGCTCATCTCAGTCACGTTTTACCTCAGTCTTCATTGCAAGACGACCCCATGCTCCTTGcgttacaattttcattttaaaaacaatttactcgtgtgttagcaaaaaaaaaaaaaaaaaaaaaaaaaaagaacacgaTTCTGGATTTTAAATGACATAAGCGCTTCCTCTTTGTTTGGAAGTGTTTCCTGTGCAGTGCGCATGTGCACAAGACTACTTctgctttttaattattcatttttttttgaaattaattttttttaatataaaaaaaatttttattttttaagttttttaactcTCCGTGTGAACAAGAATTACTCGTTTTGTTCTACAGCTTAAATCACACACATTAAAACCTGACTTTTTGAAGAcgctctgttgttgttgttgttaataaaataaataaataaataaaaacagggtGCTAAATAAGGACTACAGTTGTTGCCTGTTTCGTCAAGCAGGTAGCCTCACATACTTGTTTTGATTAATAGTTTATTCAGCAGACACAGCAAGACTAGCACATCATCTTCATAACAAGAGATGACAGTAATTCCACCACTAtctacatatttacattatactGAGATGTACCTCTGTGCTAATGCTGACTTTTATCATAATTTTtctaatgttcaaaaaaaaagttttatttgtatttttttatggtacatattaaagagtcacacttattacacacacacacacacacacacacacacacatataaatatgatTCCTGTTTAGGACAACGAGTTGGGAGACATTCATAAAATGTAATCTGCAAGACAATTATAAGTTTATGGcacataagaaaacaaaaatttcaaacaaaatctaattttagTTCATGTGTCAATGAGCAgcgttgatgttttttttttttcccagcaaaGTGAATTTAAATTCCTAGTATGTAGGATTCAGCAGATTCTGAAATATTAACCAGTGATGCTGAGCAAAGCTCAAAGCTGCTATAATCACATGAGTCCAGAAGGCATTTCAAGGTTTCTACACTAAACACTCCCCTGTttactaaacataaataaaaatgcacttttaattcACCACACCACAACTTTATGTGCCAAATCTTGCCTAATGTGCTCTATTAACATACCATTACAGAGATCAAGGATTGCAGATTATGCAATCAACAAAGATATCATTTCTTGCAGGGTATCATGGAAATGTAGCATCTGTAAATATGAGTTCCTATCCATATCTAGACCATATCATGTTAATTAATCAGATAAGCATGTTAATATTGCAACAGTGGTTACTCTACCAAGCTAAAGCAGTATGTTGAATAACAATCAGTGTCACTGGGTACACACGTCCTGTTTTTCAATGCAGATTTCATCCAGACAACCCCACTTCAGTCAAAATGGTCTCCTTAAGGGAATATCTTTTGAAAGTATTTCCATGTGAAATAAATCAAGGAAAATTAAGGTTGATTCACTAAGGAATGGCACAGTTTCTTCAGTATAATAATAGTCTGGATAACTATCTTATGTAGactattttttttcccaccaaaAAGCACCACTAGCAAAACCTCTGTGTGACTTCTTTATACAAAAAAGATGAGAAGGAAATAAACGATGAGGAAAAAAAGTTTCAAGGGGGAAATATTGATTGGGTTTTAAGCAGTCTCGGTTCACTTGTGTGCTGGGATGAGGTGAGATGTCTGCAGTACATTTCTCCAACTCAATTAGGGAGTAAAACATGGGTCCCAAAGGACAGACTGAAGGGAAACTAATTGAATGATTCATCAGTCAGTGATGGCTTGTTCacagttaaaaacaaattaaatgacaatGAAGTGGAatgattaaagaaagaaaatggtcTTTTAACAATATAGACTAAAAATTAGGGAGCATGTTAAACTTTTTCATTGCTCATTTGGAGATTAACAGGGCCTGATCATATCGCCAGAGACCcctgaatatatttttacattgcaCTGTGTGTGCAGAGAAACCTGTGGGCCCTCATGCTGTAAGGGGTCCTTTGCACTCTACGAAGTATGATAAATGTACCAAGGGCCTTTGGTGTCCCTGACAGTCTGAAGCTCACTGTGCCAGCCATAATTCAGCCCTATACATTAAAACAGACTGTACAGATGGAGGtgtaaaatgaatgtaatgttttcggacACTTAAAGttacagttcaccaaaaaattaacatCTGCTAAAAATTTACTGATCTTCAGGGTTTCCAAGAAGTAcacgagtttgtttctttgttgttagagatttggagaaatactatatatatatgtataattgtgtataattacatcacttgcaatgctacattttatgATGAAAATGGTTTCGAATTAAAATGCCTTAAAGCTAGATctgtttcttgcaaacacacagcttttctcttcacaaaatattaattgatagactggagtggatgtttttatcagttatttagactctcattctgacggcacccagtcacggcagaggatccattggtgagaaagtgatgtgatgctaaatttttccaaatccgTTCCACTCATCTATACAGTATCTTGGATGGTCTAAGGGtgaatgcattttccagcattttttttatttttgggaaaacTGGTCCTTAAATTTtctgttaattgcaattaattaaaaaaaattattatagtttataatttatactaaatgcaattagttgaaacTAAGTGTGCTTTTTTTGACCCACTGAAGCAGGACTTAAGTACagctttatatgtaatttcataattacttacTGTTGTCTCTGAAATATGgttatatacttttaagatttgaagtcaagtcaagtcaagtcaagtcacctttatttatatagcgcttttaacattACAGACTGTAACAAAGCAACCGAACAgcattaaaaaggaaaatagtgtcaataaagCAAATagccagttcatcattgaattcaatgtcatcatccagctcagttcagtttaaatagtatctgtgcaatcaagtcgacaaaAAAtcactggaaattaagtgtccccaactaagcaagcaagAGGCGACagaggcaaggaaccaaaactctatcggtgacagaatagagaaaaaaccttgggagaaaccaagctcaggtcgggggaccagttctcctttggccagacgaaaccagcagttcaattccaggctgcagcaaagacAGATGTGAataagaatcatctgtttcctgtggtcttgtcctggtggccatctaggagacaaggtcttgaCTGtagatctgtctctggggctcatctagttgtcctgaacttcactgacattcagggctgtagagctCCTCTCtagctgatccaccatctgggctggatacgtactggatccgggtgactgcagtgaccctctgatctggatacagactggatctggtggctaaggtgaccttggaataagagagaaacagattaatattagcgtagatgccattcttaacgatgtagcaagtaatttgtgtgttatgggaagtgttcccaggttccggttttcctaattaatgcagcctaaaaatcctttaacggatttggatattagaagcgtattggtgtgttatgtgtaagccaggtttaagaggtgggtctttaatctagattgaAACTGGCagtgtgtgtctgcctcccgaacaatgttaggtaggttattccagagtttgggcactaaataggagaaggatctcccgcccgcagttgactttgatattctaggtattatcaaattgccagagttttgagaacacagcggacatgggggactataatgtaacaagagcgcattcaaatactgaggtgctaaaccattcagagctttataagtaataagcaagattttaaaatctatacaatgtttaatagggagacagtgcagtgttaacagaaccgggctaatatggtcatacttcctggttctagtaagaactctagctgctgcattttggactagctggagtttgtttattaagcgagcagaacaaccacccaataaagcattacaataatctaaccttgaggtcatgaacacatgaattaacgtttatgcatttgacattgagagcataggacataatttagatatatttttgagatggaagaatgcagttttacaaatgctagaaatgtggctttcaaatgaaagattgctatcaaatagcacacctaggttcctaactgatgacgaagaatcgACAGAGCACTACATTGaattgaagtacactacaaatgcacattcagaTCCCTACAGGCCAGCTTTAGAGGCCCCCGACAGTTCAAGGTCCACTGTCCTGACCATAATCCAGCCCTGAATGTTAAAACAGTatgcatgattatttatttacattgcattgGCTTATAAGGACACAGAATGTCAGAgtgaaaactcaaaaccttcccTGTGATATAATCTGCCCTGAAGTGTGCCGcaaattatattcataaaaaataaagtaagagAGTAAGCACAGACCTGCTAGCTTTGACAGATACATTAGACATGTGGACCACCTTCAGTCTCTCCCCAGACTTATGAAAATGTGCACTGTAACATTATTATTTCCACTGATTTCTGTCCAACCCAATGTcaggacatttaattttttatttatcactctctctctctcgccacCACACCCA encodes:
- the LOC109071204 gene encoding DNA ligase 3-like; this encodes MPSLWLGRAVRTLSRSSLLKLCKKTSFRATPNHQSLQCSRTLIFSWGFVSSPSGIFFCVPQIRQFSLSSGSYFHVSWPEWQSERPLMAEQRYCVEYAKRGTAGCKKCKDKIMKGLVRIGKIVPNPFSESAGEMKEWYHVKCIFEKLERARATTKKIDDITELEGWEELQDDDKELINKHVSELAAKGNSTPKKKVQAKLNNSGQLSAPLADPTVNAPRKFSGFTASKAGSSSSTPLQHPHKNTNHSTSSTNQLYHNNNKDCLLREFRKLCAIVAEKSGYNAKTEIIRDFLTKGSGGDKFRGDLYLTVKLLLPGVVKNVYNLNDKQIVKLFSRILNCSQDEMVQDLEQGDVSETVRIFFEQSKFFPPAAKSLLTIQEVDASLSRLSQLTKEDDQQAELQDIAKMCTGNDLKCYIRLVKHDLKINSGAKHVLDAVDPNAYDAFKASRNLGDVIDRVLRNQQDASNGTGPRKILSVEASLMTPVQPMLAEACKSIEYAMKKCPNGMYSEIKYDGERVQVHKNDNHFSYFSRSLKPVLPHKVAHFKDFIPQAFPGGHSMILDAEVLLIDTKTSKPLPFGTLGVHKKAAFQDAQVGLFVFDCIYFNGISLMDKPLCERRKFLHDNMVEVPNRILFSEMKHVTRAADLAEMITRVIREGLEGLVLKDIKGHYEPGKRHWLKVKKDYLNEGAMADTADLVVLGAFYGKGSNGGIMSSFLMGCYDPESRKWCTVTKCSGGYDDATLARLQKELDVIKIGKDPSKIPGWLKIVKNYYPDFIIRDPEKAPVWEITGAEFSKSEMHTADGISIRFPRCTRMRDDKDWKTATNLQQLKELYRISKENCDFDLTAGPSKTSQNDKSSSGGESGGSSPSASHGASTANKTKNAHTPKAKAVKTKSSSPAVKRKLPAEKQDAKKIKTEPLHSNGQSKLQTVQTTDPKNEKTLLDIFTGVKLYLPDSVQEFEKLRRYFLAYDGDLVPVYDSVSATHTLGETEDDSPAQRVTSNWIWECIRKRRVVPPS